A genomic region of Capnocytophaga canimorsus contains the following coding sequences:
- a CDS encoding zinc-dependent metalloprotease: MFNLLFLQSFKSSKNKMIVRKRFLLTFFLFFVNFFVFAQVAKKSGVQKNELSKKDSTQTQKEKAYQDLLNKASVSKGMFNVIRKGNDYYFEIPNALLDREFMIVNKISQVPMQLNEAGINKGMNFENKIIVFEKDTLSKKLWVKTHEPMISSPKEDAITQSVQDNFGLSVLEFFDIHTYNTDSTAVVVKVNKVFDGKEKSFNDVLTHTGLGGAVKSSLSFIRSMKSFPENIVVRADLSTSVNEGGGNVPITIGVTSNLVLLPKEPMKPRFEDERVGYFTQKRWFFNDEQHALEKRKIVTRWRIEPHLHQIDNYLRGELVEPQKPIVFYIDPATPKKWRKYIIQGVNDWNKAFERAGFKNAIMAKEVDKNDTNFDIDDVRYSSITYVASPKANAMGPSVVDPRSGEIIESDVIWWHNVMAILHNWMRVQTGASNPKVRSNQFDDEQMGESIRFVSSHEIGHTLGLKHNMGASYAYAVDSLRSASFIKKNGISTSIMDYARYNYVAQPQDNVPALNPEIGEYDKYAIEWGYRWFPDEEKAYATLRKFVDEHCQNPLYFYGEQQNSQNVIDPRSQSEDLGDNSVKASEYGLKNLQFVLNHLLEWTAQENQNYYKTGKLYTEIINQWQLYNRHVLSNIGGMYLNNMVFADGQKNYQAVPYHLQKQAVDYLNKNVFSIPQWLFFNKEILEKTYPIKDTPIGNYETSAYALAREYQYAILYEVFDDERLLRLMEAEWVTSEQEKTYSVEELFADVRNHIFAKTRKRKSLSVLERMTQKNYVDGLIISIQKLFEKTSKKTLIEPENNAHRCGHSCNDTHLNAINFSSMKRVSEVTSLKRQELRTILKMIKGKGGDKSTKAHYQDLIIRIEQELGK, from the coding sequence ATGTTTAATTTGCTATTTTTGCAGTCTTTTAAAAGTAGTAAGAATAAAATGATTGTAAGGAAAAGATTTTTGTTAACATTTTTTTTGTTTTTTGTTAATTTTTTTGTTTTTGCTCAAGTAGCTAAAAAAAGTGGAGTACAAAAGAATGAACTCTCAAAAAAGGATTCTACACAAACCCAAAAAGAAAAGGCATATCAAGATTTGTTAAACAAAGCTTCGGTAAGTAAAGGAATGTTCAACGTGATACGTAAAGGCAATGACTATTACTTTGAAATTCCCAATGCGTTGCTCGACAGGGAATTTATGATTGTCAATAAAATATCGCAAGTTCCGATGCAACTCAACGAAGCAGGGATAAACAAAGGAATGAATTTTGAGAACAAAATCATTGTTTTTGAGAAAGATACTTTATCAAAAAAACTCTGGGTAAAGACACACGAACCGATGATTTCTTCTCCGAAGGAAGACGCTATTACACAATCAGTTCAAGATAATTTTGGTCTTTCGGTTTTGGAGTTTTTTGATATTCATACCTATAATACTGATTCTACAGCAGTTGTGGTTAAGGTGAATAAAGTCTTCGACGGAAAAGAAAAAAGTTTTAATGATGTGCTAACTCATACAGGATTAGGAGGAGCCGTCAAATCAAGCCTTTCTTTTATCCGCTCAATGAAAAGTTTTCCTGAAAATATTGTGGTACGTGCCGACCTTAGTACATCGGTAAACGAAGGAGGTGGTAATGTGCCTATTACAATAGGTGTTACCAGCAACTTGGTACTATTACCCAAAGAGCCAATGAAACCTCGTTTTGAAGACGAACGCGTAGGGTATTTCACTCAAAAACGTTGGTTTTTCAACGACGAACAACACGCTTTGGAAAAAAGAAAAATTGTAACTCGTTGGCGTATAGAACCTCATCTGCATCAAATAGATAATTATCTTAGAGGCGAATTGGTAGAACCTCAAAAACCTATTGTTTTTTATATAGACCCCGCTACCCCAAAAAAATGGCGAAAATACATCATACAAGGGGTGAACGATTGGAACAAAGCCTTTGAAAGAGCTGGGTTCAAAAATGCGATTATGGCAAAAGAAGTCGACAAAAACGATACGAATTTTGATATCGACGATGTGCGTTATTCTAGTATAACTTATGTTGCCTCCCCCAAAGCTAATGCTATGGGACCTTCGGTGGTTGACCCTCGCAGTGGCGAAATTATAGAATCAGATGTTATTTGGTGGCATAACGTTATGGCTATTTTGCATAATTGGATGCGTGTACAAACGGGAGCTTCTAACCCCAAAGTACGTAGCAATCAGTTTGATGATGAGCAAATGGGAGAATCTATCCGATTTGTATCTTCTCACGAAATAGGGCATACTCTTGGGCTGAAACACAATATGGGCGCCTCGTATGCCTATGCCGTGGACTCGCTCCGCTCGGCTTCTTTCATCAAGAAAAACGGAATTTCTACCTCAATAATGGATTATGCTCGGTACAATTACGTAGCCCAACCGCAGGACAATGTACCAGCCCTCAATCCCGAAATAGGAGAATACGACAAGTATGCTATTGAGTGGGGGTATCGGTGGTTTCCTGATGAAGAAAAAGCCTACGCTACCCTTCGCAAATTCGTTGATGAGCATTGCCAAAATCCGCTATACTTCTACGGAGAACAACAAAATTCTCAAAATGTAATAGACCCTCGTTCGCAATCGGAGGACTTAGGAGACAATTCAGTAAAAGCAAGTGAATACGGACTCAAAAACTTGCAATTTGTGCTAAATCACCTATTGGAATGGACCGCCCAAGAGAACCAAAATTATTACAAAACTGGAAAACTTTATACGGAAATCATCAACCAATGGCAATTGTATAACCGACACGTTTTGAGTAATATAGGAGGGATGTATCTAAACAATATGGTTTTTGCAGATGGGCAAAAAAATTATCAAGCTGTACCTTATCACTTGCAGAAACAAGCCGTAGATTACTTGAACAAAAACGTTTTTAGCATTCCGCAATGGCTTTTCTTCAACAAAGAAATATTAGAAAAAACCTATCCGATAAAAGATACCCCGATAGGCAATTATGAGACTTCGGCTTATGCTTTAGCTCGTGAATATCAGTATGCTATACTATACGAAGTCTTTGATGATGAGCGTCTGTTACGATTGATGGAGGCTGAATGGGTAACCTCTGAACAGGAGAAAACATATTCGGTTGAGGAACTTTTTGCGGATGTCCGAAATCACATTTTTGCCAAAACTCGAAAAAGGAAATCACTTTCGGTTTTGGAAAGAATGACACAAAAGAACTACGTTGATGGGCTTATCATTTCTATTCAAAAACTATTTGAAAAAACTAGTAAAAAAACACTAATTGAACCCGAAAATAACGCACATCGGTGTGGGCATAGTTGCAATGATACTCACCTGAATGCAATCAATTTCAGTTCAATGAAAAGAGTTTCAGAAGTGACCTCCCTTAAAAGACAAGAGCTGAGAACCATTCTCAAAATGATCAAAGGGAAAGGAGGAGATAAATCTACCAAAGCTCATTATCAAGATCTTATCATACGCATTGAACAAGAATTAGGAAAATAA
- a CDS encoding SusC/RagA family TonB-linked outer membrane protein: protein MKFIQHFICTIVLFAGVAYGQNERIITGNVTSSSDKMPLPGASVFIPSKVVTSETAVKGILESVGIGVVADFDGNFTISVPQGTKQLAVSFIGFETKIITLSEAKNHYNIALEEETNALQEVVVTGYQKIEKRKLTSAVVKVDSKDIIQAGVASIDQLLQGQVAGMVTTVGSGAPGELAKIRIRGTASLSGSQDPLWVVDGLPLEGNEAPDLTKGNIDELKNYSIAGINPDDIQDITILKDAAATAIYGARAANGVIVVTTKKGKKGNMKINISANTFVTQRPDFDKLNLMNANEKVDFELYLASRKDLTYRNDKGAIARILKQDNAYDTYQNQGFSALPTQTQQAINALRDGNAHWDKLLYRNAFNKQYTASISGGNDQNDYYFSLGYYDEEGTTTGTGFQRYNLSLNNTFRITDKFKIGTSVLASQTDKESYLSDTDRFTNPSNYSRDVNPYFFPYDEKGHFAFDKDIQGYSDRYVPFNLLQERQNTAYTLKNLSLKAILDLEYKIWNNLTFVSQFGLQRDQDKTEKFANKETYFTRKYRESSRYYDSSTRTYKYFLPEGGIIQNWNTDFFQYNWKNTLQYALIFNNLHEIDLLVGSELRYNQVIGVHTKGFGFNEKNLTTQGIVFNNSDNANSSLYRTYLKNDNENAFVSFYATGSYTYNRKYTIFGSLRSDGSNLFGVDPKYRYLPLWSLSGSWLVSEESFLKDNTFVPYLRLRASYGFQGNIDKNTSPFVVGNYQNHAFLPGYNQSTINVTSPPNNKLRWEKTENYNVGFDAGFFNNRIRLAGDWYQRKSTDLIGLRALPLENGFNSTNVNWAQVSNKGYEISLSTQNIKTDNFDWKTTISFSHNKSHVDRIQVKENDRMPSREGLPVNAIFALKTNGLDANGLPQFIDKEGKSTSIIEHFKLYDPWELFLPGEMTESKLTPKEIRELYTFMGDRDPKFSGGIINTFRYGNIDLTINANFNLEQTMVRTAPYNPAQIDRGLNYSRDVLNAWTSDDQQTHMPRIIGQSTLTGDDWMAYKWLSGSDATYGMNTIASLDTWVKQMNYLRISSIRLGYTLPQEFSKRIGFDNFRLSIEGRNLMVLSTDYSGFFDPETYGNIYAQPLAKSLTVGLNLSF, encoded by the coding sequence ATGAAATTTATTCAACATTTTATTTGTACCATCGTTCTTTTTGCAGGTGTAGCCTATGGACAAAACGAACGTATCATTACTGGGAATGTAACTTCATCTTCCGATAAGATGCCTTTGCCAGGAGCCTCTGTATTTATCCCTTCGAAGGTCGTTACAAGCGAAACGGCAGTAAAAGGAATTCTGGAAAGTGTGGGAATTGGTGTAGTTGCCGATTTTGATGGAAACTTTACCATTTCGGTACCCCAAGGAACCAAACAATTGGCAGTAAGTTTTATTGGGTTTGAAACTAAAATCATTACCCTATCCGAAGCAAAAAATCATTATAACATTGCTTTGGAAGAAGAAACCAATGCCTTGCAAGAAGTCGTAGTTACGGGATATCAGAAAATTGAAAAACGCAAACTCACTTCGGCAGTAGTAAAGGTTGATAGCAAAGACATTATACAAGCCGGAGTGGCTAGTATTGATCAACTTCTGCAAGGGCAAGTTGCAGGTATGGTAACCACCGTAGGAAGCGGTGCCCCTGGCGAACTTGCCAAAATACGTATCCGTGGCACAGCTTCACTTAGTGGCTCACAAGACCCTCTTTGGGTGGTTGACGGACTTCCTCTGGAAGGAAACGAAGCCCCAGACCTTACCAAAGGTAACATTGACGAACTCAAAAATTACTCCATAGCAGGGATAAATCCTGATGATATTCAAGATATTACTATTCTCAAAGATGCTGCCGCTACTGCCATTTACGGAGCAAGGGCTGCCAATGGCGTAATTGTGGTAACAACTAAAAAGGGTAAAAAGGGAAATATGAAAATCAATATTTCGGCAAATACCTTTGTGACACAACGCCCTGATTTTGATAAATTAAACTTGATGAACGCTAACGAAAAAGTAGATTTTGAACTCTACTTAGCTTCTCGAAAAGATTTAACTTATCGTAACGATAAAGGAGCGATTGCACGTATTTTGAAACAAGATAACGCTTACGATACGTACCAAAATCAAGGATTTTCTGCTCTTCCTACGCAAACCCAACAAGCAATAAACGCTTTGCGTGATGGCAATGCTCATTGGGACAAATTATTATATCGAAATGCGTTCAATAAACAATATACGGCAAGTATTTCGGGAGGAAATGACCAAAATGATTATTACTTCTCTTTGGGATATTACGATGAGGAAGGAACCACCACAGGAACAGGATTTCAGCGGTACAATTTGTCGCTGAACAATACGTTCCGTATTACGGATAAATTCAAAATCGGTACTTCAGTATTAGCATCGCAAACCGACAAGGAATCGTATTTGTCAGATACAGACCGCTTTACCAATCCGTCGAACTACTCACGTGATGTCAATCCGTATTTCTTTCCTTATGACGAAAAAGGACACTTTGCCTTTGATAAAGATATTCAGGGATATAGCGACCGTTACGTGCCTTTCAACTTGCTTCAAGAGCGACAAAATACAGCTTATACATTGAAAAACTTGTCGCTAAAAGCCATCTTAGATTTGGAGTACAAAATATGGAATAACCTTACTTTTGTTTCTCAATTCGGATTGCAAAGAGACCAAGATAAAACTGAAAAATTTGCCAATAAGGAAACCTATTTTACTCGAAAATACAGAGAATCATCACGTTACTATGATTCAAGTACACGAACCTATAAATACTTCTTACCCGAGGGCGGAATTATCCAGAACTGGAACACTGATTTCTTCCAATACAATTGGAAAAACACGCTTCAATATGCGTTGATTTTTAATAACTTACACGAGATAGATTTGCTTGTAGGGTCAGAACTTCGTTATAACCAAGTAATTGGAGTTCATACCAAAGGGTTCGGGTTTAATGAAAAAAATCTAACCACACAAGGCATTGTTTTCAACAATAGCGACAATGCTAATAGCTCTCTATATCGTACTTATTTGAAAAACGATAACGAGAATGCTTTTGTATCATTCTATGCAACAGGCTCTTATACGTACAATCGCAAGTACACCATATTTGGTAGTTTACGTTCCGATGGCTCGAACCTCTTTGGAGTTGACCCTAAGTATCGTTACTTGCCACTATGGTCGTTATCAGGCTCTTGGTTAGTTTCGGAAGAAAGTTTTCTTAAAGACAATACCTTTGTTCCGTACTTGCGTTTGAGAGCCTCTTACGGATTTCAAGGAAATATCGATAAAAATACTTCGCCTTTTGTAGTTGGGAACTACCAAAATCACGCCTTTTTGCCTGGGTACAACCAAAGTACTATCAATGTAACTTCTCCGCCGAATAATAAACTCCGTTGGGAAAAAACCGAAAATTACAACGTTGGTTTCGATGCCGGATTTTTCAACAATCGTATCCGTTTGGCGGGTGATTGGTATCAAAGAAAAAGTACTGACCTGATTGGATTACGAGCGCTTCCACTTGAAAATGGATTTAACTCAACTAACGTCAATTGGGCACAAGTAAGCAATAAAGGATACGAGATATCGTTATCTACTCAAAATATAAAAACCGATAATTTCGATTGGAAGACAACTATTAGTTTCTCTCACAATAAAAGCCACGTGGATAGAATACAAGTGAAAGAAAACGACAGAATGCCTTCACGGGAAGGATTACCAGTAAATGCTATTTTTGCGCTAAAAACCAACGGATTAGACGCTAACGGATTGCCTCAATTTATTGACAAAGAAGGCAAATCAACCTCCATTATTGAGCATTTCAAATTGTACGATCCTTGGGAGTTGTTCCTACCTGGTGAGATGACAGAGAGTAAACTCACTCCCAAAGAAATACGTGAATTATATACCTTTATGGGAGATCGAGACCCCAAATTCAGCGGAGGAATTATCAATACATTCCGTTACGGAAATATTGACTTGACCATAAATGCTAACTTCAATCTGGAACAAACTATGGTACGTACAGCGCCTTATAATCCAGCACAAATTGATAGAGGGTTAAATTATTCTAGAGATGTTTTGAACGCTTGGACGTCTGACGATCAGCAAACCCATATGCCTCGCATTATCGGTCAGAGTACCTTGACAGGTGATGACTGGATGGCCTATAAGTGGCTCTCTGGTAGTGATGCTACCTACGGAATGAATACCATCGCTTCGTTGGATACTTGGGTCAAACAAATGAATTATTTGCGTATTTCGAGTATCCGATTAGGATATACACTTCCGCAAGAATTCAGCAAAAGAATTGGTTTTGATAATTTCCGTTTGAGTATTGAGGGTCGTAATTTAATGGTACTCAGCACCGATTATTCAGGATTCTTCGACCCGGAAACTTATGGTAATATTTATGCACAACCATTGGCAAAATCGCTTACCGTTGGGCTTAATCTTTCATTTTAA